CGGCGCGCGTTCTCCAGCGCCTCGCCCACGCGCAGGAGCAGCTCGTCCGCGCGGAAGGGCTTGGCCAGGAACGCCTCCGCGCCGAAGGCCAGGCACGCCTCCGCGCGCTGCTTCTCCGAGGAGATGATGATGACCGGGATGTCCGCCGTGCCCGCGTCCGCCTTCATCCGCTGGAGCACCTCGTCCCCGTCCATCTCCGGCATGGACAGGTCCAGCAGTACCGCCGCCGGGTGTAGCCGCCCCACCTTGTCCAGCGCCTCACGGCCGTTGCTGGCCGTGTGGATGGTGTAGTGCCCGGAGAGGATGGCCCGCTCCAGCGCCAGGATGGCGTCGCTGTCATCCACCAGCAGCAGGGTCGGCAGGCTCACGGTCTTCAGCCCCCGCCCAGGAACTGACGCACCGTCTTCGTCAGCTCGTCGTGGGACACGGGCTTCTGGATGAAGGCGTTGGCCCCCGCCGCCGAGCCGCGCTGGCGCAGGTCCTCTCCCTTCTCCGCCGTCAGCAGGATGACCGGCACCTTCTGCACCTGCGCCTGGGCGCTGGCGCGAACCTCCTTCACGAAGGTGATGCCATCCATGTTCGGCATGTTGATGTCGGCGATCACCACGCTCACCGGCACCAGCCGCAACAACTGCAGCGCGCGCTGCGCGTCCTCCGCCTCCACGATGCTGACCTTGAGGTTCATCAGGTAGATCTTGAGGATGTTGCGGACGGTCGGGCTGTCGTCCACCAGCAAGACGTTGGTGCTCACTGTGCCACGGCTCCTCGCGCAGGCTCCGCGGAGTGCGGGATGCGCCTGCGCTGCATGAGTGATCCTACCGTGAGCGCTCCAACGGGCGGAAGCGGGGGGCTCCCGTCCGCCGGGATGCCTGGCAGGCGGATGTCTGGACTTTCCAGGAAGGTTGGATGGATTCAGCCTTCCTTGGGCGTGGGGTTCGCAACGACCCCTTCTGCCGGTGCTTCCACCGTCTCCACCGGGGGTGCGCCCACGGCGTGATAGCCGCCGTCGACGTGAATCATCTCGCCGGTGGTGGAGGACAGCCAATCGGACAGAAGTGCACAGGCCGTCTTCGCCACGTGGTCGTGGCTGTCCTTGTCGCTCCAGCCCAGCGGCGCCTGCTTGCCCCAGTACTGGGCCAGCGCCTTGAAGCCCGGGATGCCCTTGGCCGCCACGGTGGCGAGCGGCCCCGCGGCGAGCGCGTTGACGCGGATGCCCTTGGGCCCCAGGTCGCGCGCCAGGTAGCGCACGGTGGCCTCCATGGCCGCCTTGCACACGCCCATCCAGTCATAGATGGGCCACGCCTGCCGGTTGTCGAAGTCCAGCGCCACGATGGAGCCGCCCTGGGTCATCAGCGGCGCGCACGCCACCGCCAGCTCCTTCACGGAGAAGGTGGAGATGCGGAACGCGGTCTGCGCGCTCTCCCACGGCGTGTTGAGGAAGTTTCCGCCCAGCGCGTCCTCGGGCGCGAACGCGATGGCGTGCAGCACGCCGTCCACGCGGCCCCACTTCTGCCGCAGCGACTCCGTCAGCGCCGGGAAGTGCGCCGGGTTCGTCACGTCCAGCTCCAGCACCTCCGTGCCGGGCTTGAGCCGCTTCGCGCTGCGCTCGGTGAGGGACCTGGCCCGGCCAAAACCGGTGAGGATGACCTCCGCCCCCTGCGCGATCGCGTGCTCCGCGACGCCAAAGGCCAGGGACTGCGGAGTGAGCACACCGGTGATGAGCAGCTTCTTGCCCTGAAGGAGCATGTCGGTACGTTCTCGAAAAGAAGTGAGTGGAAAGCGGGGGCGTGTGCTTACCACTCCTCCAACCGCCGTGGGGGCCCCCGGACCCCGTGTCCCGTTCGCCTCGGATGTACGTCCGTTCAGCATGCCAGGGGCCCGGGCGGCTCTTTTGAGATCCTCCCAGGTGGGGGAATCCCGTGCTCGGTGAAGCTGCGCTCACGCGGCGCATGATTCCATCTGCTCCCCCAAATGAGGCCTGGCAGCCGGGCATGACGCGGTTCAACAATCTGAGGCGAAAACCCCCCAACACGTCCCCCATCCAGTAAAAGACCCCCGCCATGGCGAATTTCCAGGACAGTTTCCTCTCGGGTGGAAACATCGACTTCATCGAGGGGCTCTACGCGCGCTTCCTCGAGGATCCGGGCAGCGTGGACGCGAGCTGGCGCGAGGTGTTCGAGCGCAACGACGGCACGGGCCGCCCCATCTTCAACACGAAGCTTCTGGAGGCCCCGACACCCGCCGCACCGGAGGGCAAGGGCAAGGGCAAGGCGAACGGCGCCGCCGTGCAGGCCGCCGCCGCGCCGCAGGCCCCGGCCGCTCCGGCGCAGGACATCGGGCTGCAGTCGAAGGTGGATCAGGCCATCACCGCCTTCCGCCTGCGCGGCCACCTGCGCGCGAAGCTGGATCCGCTGGCGCGTCCGCGCCCGCAGCTGGGCCACGTGGCGGACGTGGCGCTGATGGATGAGAACCACTTCTCCGCGAAGGAGCTGGAGCAGGCGGTGGAGTGCAACGGCGTCTTCCCGCAGCAGCGCGTGCGCCTGGCGGACCTGGTCACGCGGCTGCGCCGCACGTACTCCGACCACATCGGCGTGGAGTTCATGCAGATGCTCGACAGCGAGCGTCGCCGCTGGCTCATGAAGCGCATGGAGCACAGCGACAACCGCACGCCGTTCTCCGTGGAGGAGCAGCGCCACATCCTCACGAAGCTGTCGTACGCGGAGGGCTTCGAGAACTTCCTGCACACGAAGTACGTGGGCGCCAAGCGCTTCAGCCTGGATGGCGGCGAGGCGCTCATCCCCATGCTGGACGCGCTGCTGGAAGTGGGCAGCGGCATGGGCCTGAAGGAGCTGGTCATCGGCATGGCCCACCGCGGCCGCCTCAACGTGCTGACCAACATCCTGGGCAAGAAGCCGGATCAGATCTTCAGCGAGTTCGACGGCCCCAAGGACCCCAAGGCGTACCTGGGCCGCGGCGACGTGAAGTACCACATGGGCTTCTCGTCGGACCACGCCACGCGCGCCGGCAAGAACGTGCACCTGTCGCTGGCCTTCAACCCCAGCCACCTGGAGTGCGTGGGCCCCGTGGTGGAGGGCCGCGTGCGCGCCAAGCAGGACCGCGGAGGGGACACCGAGCGCACCGGCGTGATGCCGCTGCTCATCCACGGCGACGCGGCCTTCATCGGCCAGGGCATCACGTCGGAGACGCTGAACTTCTCCGGCCTCAAGGGCTACACCACGGGCGGCACGGTCCACATCGTCATCAACAACCAGGTGGGCTTCACCACCGACCCGTCGGACTCGCGCACCAGCATCTACTCCACCGCCATCGCGCAGATGCTGGACATCCCGGTGTTCCACGTGAACGGGGATGACCCGGAGGCGTGCGTCCACGCGGCGCGCCTGGCGGCGGAGTACCGCCAGACGTTCAAGAGCGACGTGGTCATCGACCTCATCTGCTACCGCCGCTACGGCCACAACGAGGGTGACGACCCGTCCTTCACCCAGCCGGCGATGTACGACCTCATCCGCAAGCACCCGCCCGTGCGTGCGCTGTACGCGAAGGCGCTGGCGGAAGCGGGCCGCATCAGCGCGGAGGACTCGGACGCCCTCAAGCAGCGCTGCTTCCAGGACTTCGACGCGGCGCTCACCCGCGCCCGCCAGGAGAGCCAGTTCAAGGAGCCCAACGCGTTGGAGGGCCTGTGGAAGCCCTACAAGGGCGGCCTCTTGAAGAACGCGCCCCAGGTGTCCACGGCGGTGGCCAAGCCCACCCTGCGGGACGCGCTCCAGAAGCTGGCCACGGCGCCGGAGGGCTTCAACGTCCACCGCGACGTGGAGCGCACGGTGCTCAAGAAGCGCCAGGGCATGCTGGAGAGCGAGGAGCTCCAGTGGAGCGAGGGCGAGTCGCTGGCGTACGCGACGCTCCTGTCGGAAGGCTACGGCATCCGCCTGTCCGGCCAGGACAGCGAGCGCGGCACGTTCAGCCACCGCCACGCGGTGCTGCACGACACGCAGACGGGCGCGGAGTACACGCCGCTGCGCCAGTTCGCCACCGGCAAGGCGACCTTCAACGTCTACAACAGCCCCCTGTCGGAGATGGGCGTGCTGGGCTTCGACTACGGCTATAGCCTGGACGTGCCGGACGGCCTCACCCTGTGGGAGGCCCAGTTCGGTGACTTCGCCAACGGCGCGCAGATCATCATCGACCAGTTCATCGCCGCGGCGGAGAGCAAGTGGCGCCGGCTGTCCGGTATCACGCTGCTGCTCCCGCACGGCTACGAAGGCCAGGGCCCGGAGCACTCCAGCGCGCGCCTGGAGCGCTTCCTGGACCTGTGCGCCGAGGACAACCTCCAGGTCTGCTACCCCACCACGCCCGCGCAGATCTTCCACCTGCTGCGCCGCCAGGTGCTGCGCCCCGTGCGCAAGCCGCTGGTCATCATGTCTCCCAAGAGCCTCTTGCGCCGCCCGGAGGCGACCAGCCGCATGGACGACCTGGCCACGGGCGCGTTCCAGGAAGTGATTCCGGACGCGAAGGCGGACGCCGCGAAGGTGAAGCGGCTGCTGCTGTGCAGCGGCAAGGTGTACTACGACCTGGCCAAGGCCCGGGACGAGCGCAAGGACGACTCCATCGCCATCGTGCGCTTGGAGCAGCTCTACCCGTTCCCGCAGGACGAGCTGTCCAACCTGGTGGCGAAGCTGCCGGCGCTCCAGGAGCTGTACTGGGTGCAGGAGGAGCCGCGCAACGCGGGCGGCTGGCACTTCATGTTCCCCCGCCTGCACGACCTCCTCTCCGGCCGTTCGCAGCAGCAGACGGTGAAGCTGGGCTACATCGGGCGCGCCGAGGCCGCCAGCCCCGCCACCGGTTTCACGAAGACGCACGACTACGAGCAGCAGCTCATCATCGAAGAAGCCATCCTCCGAGGACCCCAGAATGGCCGTTGAACTGAAAGTCCCGCCGCTCGGCGAATCCATCACCGAAGCCGTCGTCGGCAAGTGGAACAAGAAGCAGGGTGAGGCTGTCACCGCGGACGAGCCGCTCGTCGTGCTGGAGACCGACAAGGTCACCATCGACGTGCCGGCCCCCGCCGCGGGCAGCATCGCGTCCATCGCCTTCAAGGAGGGCGACAAGGTCCGCGTGGGTGACGTGCTGGGCACCATCGAGGCCGGTGCCGGCGCTGCCGCCTCTCCCGCAGTGGCCGCCGCCACGCCCGCGCCCGCCCAGGCCGCGGCGCCCGTGTCCACGCCCGCCGCTCCGGCCCAGGCCGGCAGCGACGCGCGCATCACCCCCACCGCGAAGAAGATGGCGGAGGAGAACCGGGTGGACGTGGGCCAGCTGAAGGGCTCCGGCACCGGTGGCCGCATCATGAAGGAGGACGTGCAGGGTCAGTTGAACCGCCCGTCCGCGCCCCCGGCCCCGGCCGCGCCGTCCGGTCCCCGCCCCAACGCCGCGCGCGAGGAGCGCGTGCGCATGACGCCGCTGCGCAAGCGCGTGGCGGAGCGCCTCCTCCAGGCCCAGTCCAACGCCGCCCTGCTCACCACCTTCAACGAGGTGGACATGGGCGAGGTGATGGCGCTGCGCAAGAAGTACAACGACAAGTTCCAGGCGAAGCACGGCGTGAAGCTCGGGTTCATGAGCTTCTTCATCCGTGCGTCCGTGGAGGCCCTCAAGGCGTTCCCGCAGATCAACGCGGAGATCGACGGCGAGGACGTCATCTTCA
The sequence above is drawn from the Corallococcus sp. NCRR genome and encodes:
- a CDS encoding response regulator, whose amino-acid sequence is MSTNVLLVDDSPTVRNILKIYLMNLKVSIVEAEDAQRALQLLRLVPVSVVIADINMPNMDGITFVKEVRASAQAQVQKVPVILLTAEKGEDLRQRGSAAGANAFIQKPVSHDELTKTVRQFLGGG
- the fabI gene encoding enoyl-ACP reductase FabI translates to MLLQGKKLLITGVLTPQSLAFGVAEHAIAQGAEVILTGFGRARSLTERSAKRLKPGTEVLELDVTNPAHFPALTESLRQKWGRVDGVLHAIAFAPEDALGGNFLNTPWESAQTAFRISTFSVKELAVACAPLMTQGGSIVALDFDNRQAWPIYDWMGVCKAAMEATVRYLARDLGPKGIRVNALAAGPLATVAAKGIPGFKALAQYWGKQAPLGWSDKDSHDHVAKTACALLSDWLSSTTGEMIHVDGGYHAVGAPPVETVEAPAEGVVANPTPKEG
- a CDS encoding 2-oxoglutarate dehydrogenase E1 component, with protein sequence MANFQDSFLSGGNIDFIEGLYARFLEDPGSVDASWREVFERNDGTGRPIFNTKLLEAPTPAAPEGKGKGKANGAAVQAAAAPQAPAAPAQDIGLQSKVDQAITAFRLRGHLRAKLDPLARPRPQLGHVADVALMDENHFSAKELEQAVECNGVFPQQRVRLADLVTRLRRTYSDHIGVEFMQMLDSERRRWLMKRMEHSDNRTPFSVEEQRHILTKLSYAEGFENFLHTKYVGAKRFSLDGGEALIPMLDALLEVGSGMGLKELVIGMAHRGRLNVLTNILGKKPDQIFSEFDGPKDPKAYLGRGDVKYHMGFSSDHATRAGKNVHLSLAFNPSHLECVGPVVEGRVRAKQDRGGDTERTGVMPLLIHGDAAFIGQGITSETLNFSGLKGYTTGGTVHIVINNQVGFTTDPSDSRTSIYSTAIAQMLDIPVFHVNGDDPEACVHAARLAAEYRQTFKSDVVIDLICYRRYGHNEGDDPSFTQPAMYDLIRKHPPVRALYAKALAEAGRISAEDSDALKQRCFQDFDAALTRARQESQFKEPNALEGLWKPYKGGLLKNAPQVSTAVAKPTLRDALQKLATAPEGFNVHRDVERTVLKKRQGMLESEELQWSEGESLAYATLLSEGYGIRLSGQDSERGTFSHRHAVLHDTQTGAEYTPLRQFATGKATFNVYNSPLSEMGVLGFDYGYSLDVPDGLTLWEAQFGDFANGAQIIIDQFIAAAESKWRRLSGITLLLPHGYEGQGPEHSSARLERFLDLCAEDNLQVCYPTTPAQIFHLLRRQVLRPVRKPLVIMSPKSLLRRPEATSRMDDLATGAFQEVIPDAKADAAKVKRLLLCSGKVYYDLAKARDERKDDSIAIVRLEQLYPFPQDELSNLVAKLPALQELYWVQEEPRNAGGWHFMFPRLHDLLSGRSQQQTVKLGYIGRAEAASPATGFTKTHDYEQQLIIEEAILRGPQNGR
- the odhB gene encoding 2-oxoglutarate dehydrogenase complex dihydrolipoyllysine-residue succinyltransferase, which translates into the protein MAVELKVPPLGESITEAVVGKWNKKQGEAVTADEPLVVLETDKVTIDVPAPAAGSIASIAFKEGDKVRVGDVLGTIEAGAGAAASPAVAAATPAPAQAAAPVSTPAAPAQAGSDARITPTAKKMAEENRVDVGQLKGSGTGGRIMKEDVQGQLNRPSAPPAPAAPSGPRPNAAREERVRMTPLRKRVAERLLQAQSNAALLTTFNEVDMGEVMALRKKYNDKFQAKHGVKLGFMSFFIRASVEALKAFPQINAEIDGEDVIFKHYYDIGVAVSGSRGLVVPVVRDADKLSLADLEKTVGDYGGRARNDKLTMADLTGGTFTITNGGIFGSMLSTPILNPPQTGILGMHNIVERPVARDGQVVIRPIMYIALTYDHRLVDGREAVQFLVRVKECIEDPERLLLDI